The Janthinobacterium lividum genome has a window encoding:
- a CDS encoding alginate lyase family protein, which yields MLSNLSWKLNRLRAMGAPEVAHRVRDAVQQRMQARGYGLAPVPPPAARQRFGAPWLGLPIDAAPHLAAAERLLAGRFDVFALRDADLGFPPEWNRDPKTGTVVPLGFGKTLNYRDEAVVGDIKCLWEPNRHLVVADLAMAYRLGGDLRHAHGAQALLESWWQQCPYPLGPNWSSALELALRLISWSHAWHLLGGINSPLFLGAQGQALLLRWLDSIYQHCHFIAGHFSRHSSANNHLFGELTGLHIAALTWPCWPESAGWLAQTERELEAQALKQNGPDGVNREQAIYYQHTVADEMLLCVLAGRANGRPRSAAFLQRLEAMLEFIAAMTNVAGEVPMIGDADDALLAHWDKTPGANPYTSLLASGAALFGRADFKAKARTFDEKSAWLLGAAGNQAFDALPEAAPDTSPRAFPDGGYYVMGARFGTPSEVRLTADAGPLGYLGIAAHGHADALALTLSVAGQMVLVDPGTYAYHTQKQWRDYFRGTSAHNTVRIDGRDQSESGGNFLWLRKASAQCLVWRDDAEGQFWSASHDGYLGLKDAVLHRRDVRVAPGAARIVVDDVLECQGAHEVELFWHFDPRCRVQLDGQVLRVAGDAFALDMHLPPVPDASVHLVCGSDDPPLGWISHRFDEKQAAPVLVWRGRLQGAATLRTEFHLSLATPDLSENTRKT from the coding sequence ATGCTGAGCAACTTGTCCTGGAAACTGAATCGCTTGCGCGCCATGGGGGCGCCCGAAGTGGCGCACCGCGTGCGCGATGCCGTGCAGCAGCGGATGCAGGCGCGCGGCTATGGCCTGGCGCCTGTGCCGCCGCCTGCCGCGCGTCAGCGTTTCGGTGCTCCATGGCTGGGCTTGCCTATCGATGCGGCGCCGCACCTGGCGGCGGCGGAACGCCTCCTGGCGGGCCGCTTCGACGTCTTTGCCCTGCGCGATGCGGACCTGGGTTTCCCACCCGAATGGAACCGCGATCCGAAGACGGGCACCGTGGTGCCGCTGGGCTTTGGCAAGACGCTCAATTACCGCGATGAAGCCGTGGTCGGCGACATCAAATGTCTGTGGGAACCGAACCGCCACCTGGTCGTAGCCGACCTGGCGATGGCTTACCGCCTCGGCGGCGACCTGCGCCATGCGCACGGGGCGCAAGCCTTGCTCGAATCGTGGTGGCAGCAATGCCCTTATCCGCTGGGGCCGAACTGGAGCAGCGCGCTGGAACTGGCCTTGCGCCTGATCAGCTGGTCGCATGCGTGGCATTTGCTCGGTGGCATCAATAGCCCCTTGTTCCTGGGCGCGCAAGGGCAAGCCCTTTTGCTGCGCTGGCTCGACAGCATCTACCAGCATTGCCATTTCATCGCCGGCCATTTTTCGCGCCATTCGTCAGCCAACAACCACCTGTTTGGCGAGTTGACGGGCTTGCATATCGCCGCGCTCACATGGCCGTGCTGGCCGGAAAGTGCCGGCTGGCTGGCGCAGACGGAGCGCGAGTTGGAAGCGCAGGCGCTGAAACAGAATGGCCCGGATGGCGTGAACCGCGAGCAAGCCATTTATTATCAGCACACGGTGGCCGATGAAATGCTGCTGTGCGTGCTGGCGGGCCGCGCGAATGGCCGGCCCCGCTCGGCCGCCTTTTTGCAACGCCTGGAAGCCATGCTGGAATTTATCGCCGCCATGACGAATGTGGCGGGTGAGGTGCCGATGATCGGCGACGCGGACGACGCGCTGCTGGCGCATTGGGACAAGACACCGGGCGCGAATCCCTACACCTCGCTGCTGGCCAGCGGCGCGGCCCTGTTCGGTCGCGCCGACTTCAAGGCCAAGGCGCGCACCTTCGACGAGAAAAGCGCCTGGCTGTTGGGCGCGGCGGGGAACCAGGCGTTTGACGCCTTGCCGGAGGCTGCGCCCGATACCTCGCCGCGCGCCTTCCCCGATGGCGGCTATTACGTGATGGGTGCGCGTTTCGGCACGCCAAGCGAGGTGCGCTTGACCGCCGACGCCGGTCCGCTGGGCTACCTGGGTATTGCCGCGCACGGCCACGCCGATGCGCTGGCGCTGACCTTGTCCGTGGCGGGCCAGATGGTGCTGGTCGATCCGGGCACCTATGCCTACCACACGCAAAAGCAGTGGCGCGACTATTTTCGCGGCACCAGCGCGCACAACACCGTGCGCATCGATGGCCGCGACCAGTCCGAGTCCGGCGGCAACTTCCTGTGGCTGCGCAAGGCCAGCGCGCAGTGTCTTGTCTGGCGTGACGATGCCGAAGGGCAATTTTGGAGCGCCAGCCATGACGGCTACCTGGGCTTGAAAGATGCCGTGCTGCACCGGCGCGACGTACGCGTGGCGCCCGGCGCCGCACGGATCGTGGTCGACGACGTGCTCGAATGCCAGGGCGCGCATGAGGTGGAGCTGTTCTGGCACTTCGATCCCCGCTGCCGCGTGCAGCTGGACGGCCAGGTACTGCGCGTGGCGGGCGACGCCTTCGCGCTGGACATGCATTTGCCGCCCGTGCCGGATGCCTCCGTGCATCTGGTATGCGGCAGCGACGATCCGCCGCTGGGCTGGATTTCGCACCGCTTCGATGAAAAACAGGCTGCGCCTGTGTTGGTCTGGCGCGGGCGGCTGCAAGGCGCAGCCACCTTGCGCACGGAGTTTCACCTGAGTTTGGCTACCCCTGATCTGTCAGAAAATACGAGGAAAACATGA
- a CDS encoding glycosyltransferase family 4 protein — MTTIMLLGPSLGAVSGVSTHLNQLLQSALPREFRFVLFQVGSEGRAESLPGKVWRLLSSPVLFFIALLRERPAIVHLNTSLEPKSYWRDVAYLTIAKLMRKKVIYQVHGGALPQQFFEGKPVRTALLRRVLRGADRVVLLAQEELRAYRRFDPALRLDVIPNAIDIAPDVAPDQGRDMAPLAVAYVGRLAENKGIFDIVEAVSIAVRAGTALRVVIAGGGPDEARLKALVAAHALEGVITFAGAVFGAQKAGVWNDADVFAFPTYHREGLPYSLLESMAARTVPLICPVGAIPDVMQDGVHGIFVAPHASQHLAEAIMCLDRDRSLLRRMGAACRARAVEHYSVERLADDFRRTYHELLR, encoded by the coding sequence ATGACTACTATCATGTTGCTTGGTCCTTCCTTGGGCGCTGTCAGTGGGGTGAGCACTCACTTGAATCAGCTGCTGCAGTCGGCGTTGCCCCGTGAGTTTCGTTTCGTGCTTTTTCAAGTCGGTAGCGAGGGCAGGGCGGAATCGCTGCCGGGCAAAGTGTGGCGTCTGTTATCTAGCCCTGTCCTGTTTTTCATCGCATTGTTACGTGAGCGTCCAGCGATCGTGCATTTGAATACTTCGCTGGAGCCCAAGAGCTACTGGCGCGATGTCGCGTATCTGACAATTGCCAAGCTGATGCGTAAAAAGGTGATTTATCAGGTACATGGTGGTGCATTGCCGCAGCAGTTTTTTGAAGGAAAGCCTGTGCGTACAGCGTTGCTGCGGCGTGTGCTGCGCGGCGCCGACCGCGTTGTCCTGCTGGCGCAGGAAGAATTGCGTGCCTATCGCCGCTTTGATCCTGCCTTGAGGCTTGATGTCATACCGAATGCCATTGACATCGCCCCGGATGTCGCGCCAGACCAGGGGCGCGATATGGCACCGCTTGCTGTTGCCTATGTCGGGCGCCTTGCCGAGAACAAGGGAATTTTTGATATTGTTGAAGCGGTCTCGATCGCCGTACGCGCCGGTACTGCCCTGCGCGTGGTCATCGCTGGCGGCGGACCGGACGAGGCGCGGCTCAAGGCGCTGGTCGCGGCACATGCCCTTGAAGGGGTGATTACCTTCGCCGGCGCAGTGTTCGGTGCGCAAAAAGCTGGCGTGTGGAATGATGCGGACGTCTTCGCTTTTCCAACCTATCACCGGGAAGGCCTGCCATATTCTTTGCTTGAAAGTATGGCAGCGCGTACCGTGCCCCTCATTTGCCCCGTCGGGGCCATTCCCGACGTCATGCAGGATGGCGTGCACGGGATATTTGTTGCACCGCATGCGAGTCAGCACCTGGCCGAGGCGATCATGTGCCTTGATCGCGATCGCAGCCTATTGCGGCGCATGGGCGCCGCGTGCAGGGCACGTGCTGTTGAACACTATTCTGTCGAGCGCCTGGCGGACGATTTCCGTCGCACGTATCACGAGTTGCTGCGCTAA
- a CDS encoding glycosyltransferase family 4 protein: MTASAGKTVTGQPRRVLILVENLPSPFDRRVWQEATTLHANGYEVSIICPTGKGYEARYEAIDGIHIYRYNLPLEAEGAKGYLVEYSLALFHTFRLAWKVHFARGFDVIHACNPPDLLFLIGGFFKLTMGKRFLFDHHDINPELYEAKFGRRDFFYKLMVLFERWSFQSADVSIATNESYKKIAIERGGMKPEDVYVVRSGPKLDRLRVLPPVPELKKGRAYLVGYVGVMGAQEGIDLLLQAAQYIVQTLQREDVHFGLVGGGTSLEQMKQMAHDLGIADYVTFTGRVPDQQLLEMLNTSDVCVNPDVANDMNDKSTMNKIMEYMALGKPIVQFDLVEGKVSAQQASLYALKNDPIDMARKIVELLDDPARREQMGAFGRHRVINELEWEYEAPKLLAAYARLFPAAAPAAPVTLSKDGR, encoded by the coding sequence ATGACGGCATCTGCTGGTAAGACCGTGACAGGGCAGCCGCGCCGGGTGCTGATCCTGGTGGAGAACCTGCCGTCGCCCTTCGACCGGCGCGTGTGGCAGGAAGCGACCACCCTGCATGCGAATGGCTATGAAGTGTCGATCATCTGTCCGACAGGCAAGGGCTATGAAGCGCGCTATGAAGCCATCGACGGCATCCATATCTACCGCTACAACCTGCCGCTGGAAGCGGAAGGGGCGAAGGGTTACCTGGTGGAGTATTCGCTGGCGCTGTTCCACACCTTCCGCCTGGCGTGGAAAGTGCATTTCGCGCGCGGCTTCGACGTGATTCACGCCTGCAATCCGCCCGACCTGCTATTTCTCATCGGCGGCTTCTTCAAGTTGACGATGGGCAAGCGTTTCCTGTTCGACCACCATGACATCAATCCGGAACTGTACGAAGCCAAGTTCGGCCGGCGCGATTTCTTTTATAAACTGATGGTGCTGTTCGAACGCTGGTCGTTCCAGAGCGCCGATGTGTCGATCGCCACCAACGAGTCGTACAAAAAGATCGCCATCGAGCGGGGCGGCATGAAGCCCGAGGATGTCTACGTGGTGCGCAGCGGACCCAAGCTTGACCGCCTGCGCGTGCTGCCGCCCGTGCCGGAACTCAAGAAGGGCCGCGCCTACCTGGTCGGCTACGTGGGCGTGATGGGCGCGCAGGAAGGCATCGATTTGCTGTTGCAGGCGGCGCAATACATCGTGCAGACCTTGCAGCGCGAGGATGTGCACTTCGGCCTGGTGGGCGGCGGCACGTCGCTGGAACAGATGAAGCAGATGGCGCACGACCTGGGCATCGCCGACTACGTGACGTTTACGGGGCGCGTGCCGGACCAGCAATTGCTGGAAATGCTCAACACGTCCGATGTGTGCGTGAACCCGGACGTGGCCAACGACATGAACGACAAGTCGACCATGAACAAGATCATGGAATACATGGCCCTGGGCAAGCCGATCGTGCAGTTTGATCTGGTCGAGGGCAAGGTTTCCGCACAGCAGGCATCCTTATATGCCTTGAAGAACGATCCCATCGACATGGCGCGCAAGATCGTCGAATTGCTGGACGACCCGGCCCGCCGCGAGCAGATGGGCGCGTTTGGCCGCCATCGCGTGATCAACGAGTTGGAGTGGGAATATGAAGCGCCAAAGCTGCTGGCCGCGTATGCGCGCCTGTTTCCCGCCGCCGCGCCCGCCGCTCCCGTGACCCTGAGCAAGGATGGCCGCTGA
- a CDS encoding glycosyltransferase gives MFLKILQFVPESLPTFRADVSVLFGKYLPRHQVLCDVVGKASLDASDLQGFRSVRRPAYQRSRVRRELAYLWLSLNTLLKAKRDECDAIQVRDMVPLGWLAMLVARRKGIPFYYWISYLMSEGRIERAQEQLRHGAGLRSRLVLWKGQLEQALLYKVVLPRAQHVFVQSDAMLAVLQAKGIPAQRMTAVPMGVDMELLGKSQLAPRRPEDWDAVPLVAYLGTLDKARQLERVIDALAIVRATSPSACLLLIGNSPTPHDEVQLLDYARQAGLAEAVRITGWLPSAQAWQLLAGAEAAVSYIPRGTLYDVSSPTKLLEYLALGMPAVGNDTPDQVYVLQSSGAGWLTASDPAALAQALNEILADPVAARKRAAMGPAFIEAQRSYRELAAMLARRYRTLLPKLPR, from the coding sequence ATGTTTCTAAAAATTCTGCAGTTCGTGCCCGAATCCTTGCCCACTTTCCGCGCCGACGTCAGCGTGTTGTTTGGCAAGTATCTGCCCCGGCATCAAGTGCTGTGCGATGTAGTCGGCAAGGCGTCTCTCGACGCTTCCGACCTGCAAGGCTTCCGCTCGGTGCGTCGGCCAGCTTATCAGCGTAGCCGGGTGCGTCGTGAACTGGCGTATTTGTGGCTGAGCCTAAACACTTTGCTGAAAGCGAAACGGGACGAGTGTGATGCTATCCAGGTACGCGACATGGTGCCGCTGGGCTGGCTGGCCATGCTGGTCGCCCGACGTAAGGGCATTCCCTTTTATTACTGGATATCGTATCTGATGAGCGAAGGGCGCATTGAGCGGGCGCAGGAACAGTTGCGGCACGGCGCAGGCTTGCGCAGCCGGCTGGTGCTATGGAAGGGCCAGTTGGAACAGGCCTTGTTGTACAAGGTGGTGTTGCCGCGTGCGCAACACGTTTTCGTGCAAAGTGACGCCATGCTGGCAGTGCTGCAGGCCAAGGGTATTCCTGCTCAGCGCATGACAGCGGTGCCGATGGGCGTGGATATGGAGCTGCTCGGCAAGTCGCAGCTCGCGCCGCGCCGGCCCGAAGACTGGGACGCGGTGCCGTTGGTCGCCTATCTGGGCACGCTGGACAAGGCGCGCCAGCTGGAGCGGGTGATCGACGCGCTGGCAATCGTGCGCGCAACGTCGCCTTCCGCTTGTCTGCTGTTGATAGGCAATTCACCCACGCCACACGACGAGGTCCAGTTGCTCGACTATGCGCGCCAGGCCGGACTGGCAGAGGCTGTGCGCATCACGGGCTGGCTGCCATCGGCGCAGGCGTGGCAATTGCTGGCCGGCGCCGAGGCGGCCGTGTCCTACATCCCCCGCGGGACGTTGTACGACGTCAGTTCTCCCACCAAGCTGCTCGAGTACCTGGCGCTGGGCATGCCGGCAGTGGGGAATGACACGCCTGACCAGGTATATGTACTGCAAAGTAGCGGCGCCGGCTGGCTGACGGCCAGCGACCCTGCTGCGCTGGCGCAGGCACTGAACGAAATCCTTGCCGATCCGGTTGCCGCGCGCAAACGCGCTGCCATGGGGCCTGCATTTATCGAAGCGCAGCGCAGCTACCGCGAGCTGGCCGCCATGCTGGCCAGGCGCTACCGTACCTTGTTGCCCAAGCTTCCCCGGTGA
- the asnB gene encoding asparagine synthase (glutamine-hydrolyzing), which produces MCGIAGFILNDTTLEQCPLLDAMGGAIAHRGPDDSGYLEAVSQDGRYKVGFVHRRLSIIDIATGHQPLGTEDGQVQVIFNGEIYNFQPLRDELIALGHHFRTASDTETIVHAYVQWGEECVQHFRGMFAFAIWDARHERLFMARDPFGKKPLFLCEYEGSLLFASEIKAVLAFPGIAAKADEAGIWDYFAYRYVPGPATLFQGIRKLAPGSTATWENGVLRERVYYTPPDSRSRVAAPLPADPVATFLDKLDESVRIRMISDVPFGAFLSGGIDSSAIVALMSRHAGVPVKTFSVGFKEGGFSELAYAADIARQFSTEHHELEVSVDQVIALLPDLVRFRDAPVAEPSDIPIYLLAKESRKTVKMVLTGEGSDEILGGYPKHVYERYAGNYQMLPGLLRRSLIEPAIGALPYRFRRAKTAIVNLGLEAFDERMPRWFGMMSDQERARLVAMQPPARRRDPSLGCGSAGNSALRRILCFDQLSWLPDNLLERGDRMTMAASLEARMPFMDHELAAYVSSLPDEYRVRGRTTKWILREAMKQLLPQAILERPKVGFRVPVNEWFRGPMKDYLYEHLTGAESRTRHYYHAQALQQVLAEHVAGRQNHEKLLWSLLTLEIWHRQYL; this is translated from the coding sequence ATGTGCGGTATAGCCGGATTTATATTAAATGACACGACGCTCGAGCAGTGCCCATTGCTTGATGCGATGGGGGGCGCGATTGCGCATCGCGGCCCGGACGACTCGGGCTACCTGGAAGCCGTCAGCCAGGATGGCCGCTACAAGGTCGGCTTCGTACATAGACGCCTGTCCATCATCGACATCGCCACCGGCCACCAGCCGCTAGGCACCGAAGACGGCCAGGTGCAAGTCATCTTCAATGGCGAAATCTATAATTTCCAGCCGCTGCGCGACGAGCTGATCGCGCTGGGCCACCATTTCCGCACGGCATCGGATACGGAAACCATCGTGCATGCCTACGTGCAATGGGGCGAGGAGTGCGTGCAGCATTTCCGCGGCATGTTTGCCTTCGCCATCTGGGATGCACGCCATGAGCGTTTATTCATGGCGCGCGACCCCTTTGGCAAGAAACCGCTGTTTCTATGCGAGTACGAAGGCAGCTTGTTGTTTGCCTCGGAAATCAAGGCCGTGCTGGCGTTTCCCGGTATCGCAGCCAAGGCCGACGAGGCCGGCATCTGGGATTATTTCGCCTATCGCTACGTGCCGGGCCCGGCCACTTTATTCCAGGGCATCCGCAAGCTGGCGCCAGGTTCCACGGCCACCTGGGAAAACGGCGTGCTGCGCGAGCGCGTGTACTACACGCCGCCCGACAGCCGCTCCCGCGTGGCGGCGCCGTTGCCTGCCGACCCCGTCGCCACCTTCCTCGACAAGCTCGATGAATCGGTGCGCATCCGCATGATTTCCGACGTGCCCTTCGGCGCCTTCCTGTCCGGCGGCATCGACTCTTCGGCCATCGTGGCGCTGATGTCGCGCCATGCTGGCGTGCCCGTGAAAACTTTTTCCGTCGGCTTCAAGGAGGGTGGCTTCAGCGAGCTGGCGTATGCGGCCGATATCGCGCGGCAATTTTCCACGGAACACCACGAGCTGGAAGTGTCCGTCGACCAAGTCATCGCCTTGCTGCCCGACCTCGTGCGCTTCCGCGACGCCCCTGTGGCCGAGCCGTCCGACATTCCCATCTACCTGCTGGCGAAGGAATCGCGCAAGACGGTCAAGATGGTCTTGACGGGCGAAGGCTCCGATGAAATCCTCGGCGGCTATCCCAAGCACGTGTACGAGCGTTATGCGGGCAATTACCAGATGCTGCCGGGCCTGCTGCGCCGCAGCTTGATCGAACCGGCCATCGGCGCCTTGCCCTACCGTTTCCGCCGCGCCAAGACGGCCATCGTCAACCTGGGCCTGGAAGCGTTCGACGAGCGCATGCCGCGCTGGTTCGGCATGATGTCCGATCAGGAACGTGCGCGCCTGGTCGCCATGCAGCCACCGGCGCGCCGGCGCGATCCTTCGCTGGGCTGCGGCAGTGCGGGCAACAGCGCCTTGCGCCGCATCCTGTGCTTCGATCAGCTGAGCTGGCTGCCCGACAATCTGCTGGAGCGGGGCGACCGCATGACCATGGCCGCGTCGCTGGAAGCGCGTATGCCCTTCATGGACCACGAGCTGGCCGCGTATGTGTCGAGCCTGCCGGACGAGTACCGCGTGCGCGGGCGCACCACCAAGTGGATCTTGCGCGAAGCCATGAAGCAACTGCTGCCGCAAGCCATCCTGGAACGGCCGAAAGTGGGCTTCCGCGTGCCTGTCAACGAATGGTTCCGCGGCCCCATGAAGGATTATCTGTACGAACACCTGACGGGCGCCGAGTCGCGCACGCGCCACTATTACCATGCGCAAGCCCTGCAGCAGGTGCTGGCGGAACACGTGGCCGGGCGGCAAAACCACGAAAAGTTGCTGTGGAGCTTGCTCACCCTGGAAATCTGGCACCGCCAGTATTTGTGA
- a CDS encoding UDP-glucose/GDP-mannose dehydrogenase family protein, with amino-acid sequence MKISIFGLGYVGAVSAGCLATDGHEVIGVDPNRTKVELINQGTTPIIEKDIGEMIAATVKSGHLRATFDVRDAVFGSDMSLICVGTPSQLNGNLDLSHVRKVCQEIGAAIREKDSFHVVVARSTMLPGSMRSLVIPTLEAASGKVAGVDFGVCNNPEFLREGTAVYDYYNPPKTVIGESDEKAGALLVQLYEKMDAPLVRTDVETAEMVKYTDNTWHAVKVAFANEIGNICKAVGIDGHTVMEIFCQDTKLNLSPYYMKPGFAFGGSCLPKDVRALTYKARSLDLDLPLLNSILPSNQKQVEKGIKMIVDKGARKVGILGFSFKAGTDDLRESPLVDVIEYLLGKGYELKLYDKNVNLAALTGANQDYILNMIPHISKLMVDNMQDVLDFADTIVIGNGAAEFKSVPGSLQPHQHIVDLVRISKEQSGEQYDGICW; translated from the coding sequence ATGAAAATTAGCATATTTGGTTTGGGTTATGTGGGTGCCGTCTCGGCTGGTTGCCTGGCAACGGATGGACACGAAGTCATCGGGGTCGATCCGAACAGGACCAAGGTGGAACTGATCAACCAGGGCACCACGCCCATCATCGAAAAAGACATCGGCGAGATGATCGCCGCCACCGTGAAGAGCGGCCACTTGCGCGCCACCTTCGATGTGCGCGACGCTGTCTTCGGCTCGGACATGTCGCTGATCTGCGTGGGCACGCCTTCGCAGCTCAATGGCAACCTGGACCTGAGCCACGTGCGCAAGGTATGCCAGGAAATCGGCGCCGCCATCCGTGAAAAGGATAGCTTCCACGTCGTCGTGGCGCGCTCGACCATGCTGCCCGGCTCCATGCGCTCGCTGGTCATTCCGACCCTGGAAGCGGCCTCGGGCAAGGTGGCCGGCGTCGATTTCGGCGTGTGCAACAATCCGGAATTCCTGCGCGAAGGCACGGCCGTCTACGATTACTACAATCCGCCGAAGACCGTCATCGGCGAATCCGATGAAAAGGCCGGCGCGCTGCTGGTGCAGCTGTATGAAAAGATGGATGCGCCGCTGGTGCGCACGGATGTGGAAACGGCTGAGATGGTCAAGTACACGGACAACACTTGGCACGCCGTCAAGGTGGCGTTCGCGAACGAGATCGGCAACATCTGCAAGGCTGTCGGCATCGATGGCCACACGGTGATGGAAATCTTCTGCCAGGATACCAAGCTGAACCTGTCGCCGTACTACATGAAGCCGGGCTTTGCCTTCGGCGGCTCCTGCCTGCCGAAAGACGTGCGCGCACTGACCTACAAGGCGCGCAGCCTGGACCTCGATTTGCCCTTGCTCAATTCCATCCTGCCATCGAACCAGAAGCAAGTGGAAAAGGGCATCAAGATGATCGTCGACAAGGGCGCGCGCAAGGTGGGCATCCTGGGCTTTTCGTTCAAGGCCGGCACGGACGACTTGCGCGAATCGCCGCTGGTCGATGTCATCGAGTATCTGCTGGGCAAGGGCTATGAGCTGAAGCTGTACGACAAGAATGTCAATCTGGCCGCCTTGACGGGCGCCAACCAGGATTACATCCTGAACATGATCCCGCACATTTCCAAGCTGATGGTGGACAACATGCAGGACGTGCTCGATTTTGCCGACACCATCGTCATCGGCAATGGCGCGGCCGAATTCAAGAGCGTGCCGGGCAGCCTGCAGCCGCACCAGCACATCGTCGACCTGGTGCGCATCAGCAAAGAACAAAGTGGAGAACAGTATGACGGCATCTGCTGGTAA
- a CDS encoding glycosyltransferase, translating to MMHILLSQAGSYRDVVDHLRQRGAQVISVGPASAAAGIHSKKSILKSMFSPALLRARGAWTASDRILVVGWQSLPILAMIRLGILPRPKKLLVMACFIHGQRARRIVNRAWRWLRFPGMGFIAFSQGEARNLIDDVGMEAADVHFHLWRQALDGQADATGIVDDGFIFSGGFSNRDYALLLRATRDIDVPLCIVASAHNQIDVADHPHVMVHRDIAEQEFEALLARSRVVAMPLKNQGEACGQSVLLRVLRNGKPLIATRHEAIEAYLGRDYGGFVPQDDADAMHSALLRALQDADFRNTLGNQIRQANERLERSSSPGEEIERFLLSD from the coding sequence ATGATGCATATTCTGTTGTCGCAAGCTGGCAGCTATCGCGATGTGGTCGATCACTTGCGTCAGCGCGGTGCGCAGGTGATCAGCGTCGGACCGGCAAGCGCCGCTGCAGGGATACACAGCAAGAAAAGCATTCTGAAGTCTATGTTCTCCCCAGCCTTGCTGCGAGCGCGCGGCGCCTGGACAGCCAGCGACCGCATCCTGGTGGTCGGCTGGCAATCGCTGCCGATACTTGCCATGATACGCCTCGGAATATTGCCTCGTCCCAAGAAATTGCTGGTCATGGCTTGTTTCATCCATGGGCAGCGGGCGCGCCGTATTGTCAATCGGGCCTGGCGGTGGCTGCGCTTCCCTGGCATGGGGTTTATCGCCTTCTCGCAAGGCGAAGCCCGCAATCTGATCGACGACGTCGGCATGGAGGCGGCTGATGTACATTTCCATCTGTGGCGCCAGGCACTCGATGGCCAGGCTGATGCGACGGGCATCGTCGATGATGGCTTTATTTTCAGCGGTGGTTTTTCCAATCGCGACTATGCACTGCTATTGCGCGCGACGCGCGATATCGATGTGCCACTCTGCATCGTCGCCTCCGCGCACAATCAGATTGATGTTGCGGATCACCCCCATGTCATGGTGCACCGGGATATTGCTGAACAAGAATTTGAAGCACTGCTGGCGCGCAGCCGGGTCGTAGCCATGCCCTTGAAGAATCAAGGGGAGGCCTGCGGTCAGAGCGTGCTTCTACGCGTACTACGCAACGGCAAACCGCTGATTGCGACGCGTCATGAAGCGATCGAAGCCTACCTGGGCCGCGATTACGGGGGATTCGTCCCCCAGGACGACGCCGACGCCATGCACAGCGCACTGCTACGTGCCCTGCAAGACGCAGATTTCCGGAACACGCTCGGCAACCAGATCCGCCAGGCCAATGAGCGCCTGGAACGTAGCAGCAGCCCAGGGGAAGAAATCGAGCGATTTCTGTTATCAGATTAA